One Maribacter dokdonensis DSW-8 DNA window includes the following coding sequences:
- a CDS encoding RagB/SusD family nutrient uptake outer membrane protein, with amino-acid sequence MKIFKLLLLLVGLSIMGCSDLEEEPVGILSAEGFFETPANIQTAVDGSLTHAINEKFWGRKLSIALMLRSDMVSLASNETRRVEMNEFTTLASNGMISEFWPRTYQGIAAANAAIAGAEDVDVDDSIKNPITAQAYFARAFYYFHLVRLFGDVPYIDAPVTDFDAATSISRTPAAEVYENIISDLEYAKTWLPATVTSRATPSKAAASSYLALVYLTLEQWQNAYNEAQEVIDNAGTYNLALEPNFQNLFNADAIDASLEPIFALDYNNFEADDNAYDQTAPMTGIRGDDRNLGGGWSVAVPTLEVYTTWDAADYRRAVSMDDEVSIGGTVVDYTQFDISGHEFAKNNPYIAKYTRFPGPFARANARATSHNYSMIRYAEVLLIAAEAAVELGDNATALNYINQVRARARMGGETQTGAGVTVVVEPSDEPADLTGTVTVDDVLEERRLEFAFEGIRWYDIARRRIGNEVFGASGLEGEKPFFSEDDYLLPLPEDELERNPNLTQNPGY; translated from the coding sequence ATGAAAATATTTAAATTATTACTATTATTGGTAGGTTTATCAATAATGGGCTGTTCAGATCTAGAAGAAGAGCCTGTAGGTATATTATCAGCAGAAGGTTTCTTTGAAACTCCTGCGAATATACAAACGGCAGTAGATGGTTCGTTAACACATGCTATAAACGAGAAGTTCTGGGGAAGAAAATTGTCTATTGCGTTAATGTTACGTTCAGACATGGTTAGTCTTGCCTCTAATGAAACAAGAAGAGTTGAAATGAATGAATTCACAACTCTTGCAAGTAACGGTATGATCAGTGAATTTTGGCCAAGAACTTACCAAGGTATTGCCGCTGCAAATGCTGCAATTGCAGGTGCTGAAGATGTAGATGTTGATGATTCCATAAAAAACCCGATAACTGCACAAGCTTATTTTGCAAGAGCATTCTACTATTTTCACTTAGTACGCCTTTTTGGAGATGTTCCTTATATTGATGCTCCTGTTACTGATTTTGACGCTGCTACATCAATCAGTAGAACACCAGCTGCGGAAGTATATGAAAATATTATTTCAGATTTAGAGTACGCAAAAACATGGTTACCAGCAACGGTTACATCAAGAGCAACACCTTCAAAAGCGGCAGCTAGTTCGTATTTAGCCTTAGTTTATCTTACATTGGAACAATGGCAGAATGCTTACAATGAAGCTCAAGAGGTTATAGACAATGCAGGTACTTATAATTTAGCATTAGAGCCTAATTTTCAAAATCTGTTTAATGCTGATGCTATAGACGCATCTCTCGAACCAATTTTTGCATTGGATTATAACAATTTTGAAGCAGACGATAATGCTTATGATCAAACAGCCCCTATGACCGGTATTAGAGGCGACGATAGAAACCTAGGAGGAGGATGGTCTGTAGCCGTACCAACTTTAGAAGTATATACTACATGGGATGCTGCAGATTACAGAAGAGCGGTTAGTATGGATGACGAAGTATCTATTGGAGGTACTGTTGTTGACTACACTCAATTTGACATTAGTGGTCATGAATTCGCAAAAAACAACCCTTACATTGCAAAATACACTCGTTTCCCTGGACCATTTGCCCGTGCGAACGCTAGAGCAACTAGCCATAACTATTCTATGATTCGTTATGCCGAAGTATTATTAATTGCAGCAGAAGCGGCAGTAGAATTAGGAGACAATGCAACGGCGTTGAATTATATCAACCAAGTGAGAGCAAGAGCAAGAATGGGCGGAGAAACCCAAACTGGTGCAGGTGTTACCGTAGTGGTAGAGCCTAGTGATGAACCTGCAGATCTTACAGGTACCGTTACAGTTGATGACGTTTTAGAAGAAAGAAGACTTGAATTTGCTTTTGAAGGCATTAGATGGTACGATATCGCTAGAAGAAGAATCGGAAATGAAGTATTTGGAGCATCTGGATTAGAAGGTGAAAAGCCCTTTTTCTCTGAAGATGATTATTTACTTCCATTACCTGAAGATGAATTGGAAAGAAACCCTAACCTAACACAAAACCCAGGGTATTAA
- a CDS encoding LacI family DNA-binding transcriptional regulator — MNKKRTTLKDIANVLNISTAAVSKALNDDTRISVKTKKAVKQVAKELNYQPNHLASALRKGKSNLVGVIVPRTNSNFFSSVVENMEGVLNKAGYNIIITQSNESFEKECKNIDALLYTQVDGIIASMANETVDLSYYEKIKSNGIPLILFDRGENDLNVDYVGIDDYQSSHMIVDHLVGQGCKRIAHIGGYRRTRIFNNRIRGYVDAIKKHHLPPDEELLIESGLTLEDGRLQIENLLSLKNRPDAVYVASDYAALGALQVLKEKGIRVPQDIKLVGFGNEPFTSLVTPTITSISQHSAQIGRLAAETFLGYVEKEVVEQKLNKLILNSELIIRESSK; from the coding sequence TTGAATAAAAAAAGAACAACTTTAAAAGACATTGCCAATGTTTTGAATATTTCTACGGCAGCGGTTTCCAAGGCTTTAAATGACGATACCCGTATTAGTGTTAAGACAAAGAAGGCGGTAAAGCAAGTTGCTAAGGAATTAAATTACCAACCAAATCATTTGGCAAGTGCCTTACGAAAAGGTAAAAGTAATTTGGTAGGGGTAATTGTACCAAGAACAAATAGTAACTTCTTTTCATCGGTAGTTGAAAATATGGAAGGTGTTCTTAATAAAGCCGGATACAATATAATTATTACCCAATCTAACGAATCATTCGAAAAGGAGTGTAAGAATATCGATGCACTTTTATATACCCAAGTTGATGGAATAATTGCTTCAATGGCGAATGAAACGGTAGATCTTTCTTATTATGAGAAAATAAAATCTAATGGAATTCCTTTAATATTGTTTGATAGGGGAGAGAATGACTTAAATGTGGATTACGTTGGTATAGACGATTATCAAAGTAGCCATATGATCGTAGATCATTTAGTGGGGCAAGGTTGTAAGCGCATAGCACATATTGGAGGATATAGAAGAACTAGAATTTTTAACAATAGAATACGTGGGTATGTTGATGCTATTAAAAAACATCATCTGCCACCAGATGAAGAATTACTTATAGAAAGTGGTTTGACCTTAGAGGACGGCAGGTTGCAAATTGAAAATTTATTATCTCTTAAAAACAGGCCCGACGCGGTTTACGTAGCAAGTGATTATGCCGCATTGGGTGCTTTACAGGTTCTTAAGGAAAAAGGTATTAGGGTGCCCCAAGATATTAAGTTGGTAGGGTTTGGAAATGAACCGTTTACTTCTTTGGTGACTCCTACCATTACAAGTATTAGTCAGCATAGTGCGCAAATAGGAAGGCTTGCTGCCGAAACCTTTTTAGGTTACGTTGAAAAGGAGGTTGTTGAACAAAAACTGAATAAATTAATATTGAATTCAGAACTGATCATTAGGGAATCATCAAAATAA
- a CDS encoding SusC/RagA family TonB-linked outer membrane protein — translation MNLKTKLALIMMLLVNISLFAQDGYNLTGTVTDETNMPVPGANVVIQNTTTGTSTDFDGNYSITVKNGDVLEFSYIGYAKKSVTINGQQTLDVVLAEDASQLEEVVVVGYGSQKKSDITGSVSSVKSEELNAYPVLNAEQALQGRAAGVVVQSNNGGEPGAPISIKIRGNTSINASSSPLVVVDGFVGASMPQANDIQSMEVLKDASATAIYGSRGSNGVILVTTKKGRSGKLSIEANTTYAIQNISNRLDLLNASEFADYQNQIRTNNGVATPYTQGPADTDWQDLIYRSGSTSNNQVSFSGGSEKINFYASANYFKQEGIIIGSDFERLTFLSNVDAQVTDKLKLGMNLFGSRGIKNGSATQSDGSVSAGGDDVITLALRYAPDQPVYNADGTYTFGNTVGDPVDNPFAVATERIDETKTDNFRANLYANYEIIDGLSFKSTFGLSTENQTRGIYLPSLLTQTAGGESGRAIVNTDRETSVLSENYLTYNKEFGKSNLTLLGGYSYQKTVSENFFSEATGFISDGFSYYGLGSATNILQPDSSISEVEIQSQFGRFNYDYDDKYLLTATLRRDGASNFSANEKYALFPSAALGWKVSNENFLKDSKAISNLKFRASYGVTGNPSIGAYESLSRLETLYASSNGQTVSAVTPEQPENPNLKWESSYQTNFGIDLGLVNNRISMSLDYYNIDTKDLILTDNSITEYLGFSGDDILANVGEINNRGLEIALSTKNILKEDFRWTTDFNIAFNKNEVVSLVNDADLFFDATPSYFSHDRSYILRVGEEVGLFWGYEYAGVYQGGTAPDGTQTLSGGVAGDPLFVDVDGSGDITEADRTTIGNPNPDFTWGFTNNFTYRNLDLSIFFQGSQGGDIFNLTNVQLTNGDANTKRAYYNSAWTPTNTDTNTPRVGNNSNREISSRFVEDGSYVRLKNISLGYTVPSEVSEKLGLDNLRVSLSGQNLLTFTDYSGLDPEVSYYGSGGNNNTSANTAQGFDFGNYPTVKTVTMSLNLKF, via the coding sequence ATGAATTTAAAAACGAAATTAGCATTGATAATGATGTTGTTAGTCAACATTTCATTATTCGCACAAGATGGGTACAACCTGACCGGTACGGTTACCGACGAAACAAATATGCCTGTGCCCGGTGCCAATGTTGTTATTCAAAATACAACAACCGGTACTTCTACAGATTTTGATGGTAACTATTCCATTACCGTTAAAAACGGCGATGTTTTAGAGTTTTCTTACATTGGATACGCTAAAAAATCTGTTACTATAAACGGCCAGCAAACGTTAGACGTTGTACTAGCTGAAGATGCAAGTCAACTTGAAGAAGTTGTTGTTGTAGGTTATGGATCTCAGAAAAAAAGTGATATTACAGGTTCTGTTTCATCTGTAAAATCAGAAGAATTAAACGCTTACCCTGTACTGAATGCAGAACAAGCATTGCAAGGTCGTGCAGCTGGTGTTGTTGTACAGTCTAACAATGGTGGTGAGCCAGGTGCTCCTATCAGTATTAAAATTAGAGGTAACACCTCTATTAATGCAAGTAGTTCTCCACTTGTTGTTGTAGATGGTTTTGTTGGCGCTTCTATGCCACAAGCAAATGACATTCAGTCAATGGAAGTTTTAAAAGATGCATCTGCTACCGCCATTTATGGATCAAGAGGTTCTAATGGTGTTATACTGGTAACTACTAAAAAAGGTAGAAGCGGAAAATTATCAATTGAAGCCAACACTACTTATGCCATTCAAAATATCTCTAACAGATTAGATTTATTGAACGCCAGTGAATTTGCCGATTATCAAAATCAAATTAGAACTAACAATGGTGTAGCCACTCCTTATACTCAAGGACCAGCTGATACAGATTGGCAAGATTTGATCTATAGATCGGGTAGTACATCTAATAACCAAGTTTCATTTTCAGGTGGTAGCGAGAAAATTAACTTCTACGCTTCTGCCAACTATTTTAAGCAAGAAGGTATTATTATAGGTTCTGATTTTGAAAGATTAACATTCTTATCTAACGTTGATGCTCAAGTAACGGATAAATTAAAATTAGGTATGAACCTTTTTGGAAGTAGAGGAATTAAAAATGGTTCCGCTACTCAATCAGACGGTTCAGTTTCTGCCGGTGGAGATGATGTGATTACATTAGCTTTAAGATATGCGCCAGACCAGCCTGTATATAACGCAGATGGAACGTACACATTTGGTAATACCGTAGGTGACCCTGTGGACAACCCTTTTGCTGTAGCAACAGAGAGAATAGATGAAACAAAAACTGATAATTTTAGAGCTAACCTTTATGCTAACTATGAAATTATAGATGGTCTTAGCTTTAAAAGTACTTTTGGTTTAAGTACAGAGAACCAGACTAGAGGTATATACTTACCTTCATTACTAACCCAAACAGCAGGTGGTGAAAGTGGAAGAGCAATTGTAAATACTGATAGAGAAACAAGTGTTTTAAGTGAAAACTATTTGACTTACAACAAAGAATTTGGAAAAAGTAATTTAACTTTATTAGGAGGTTACTCTTACCAAAAAACGGTTTCAGAAAACTTTTTCTCTGAAGCAACCGGTTTCATCTCCGATGGTTTTTCTTACTATGGCCTAGGTTCTGCAACCAATATATTACAACCAGATTCTTCAATATCAGAAGTAGAAATCCAATCTCAATTTGGTAGATTCAACTATGATTATGATGATAAATACTTATTGACTGCAACGCTAAGAAGAGATGGTGCATCTAACTTCTCTGCTAATGAAAAGTATGCTCTTTTCCCTTCTGCAGCTTTAGGATGGAAAGTTTCCAATGAGAATTTCCTTAAAGATAGTAAGGCTATTTCCAATTTGAAATTTAGAGCTAGTTACGGTGTAACCGGTAACCCATCAATTGGGGCTTACGAATCTTTATCAAGACTAGAAACTCTTTATGCTTCAAGTAACGGACAAACTGTTAGTGCCGTAACACCGGAACAACCAGAAAATCCTAATTTGAAATGGGAATCTTCGTATCAAACAAACTTTGGTATTGATTTAGGTTTAGTCAACAATAGAATATCCATGTCATTGGATTACTATAACATTGATACTAAAGATTTGATATTAACGGATAATAGTATCACCGAATACTTAGGGTTCTCAGGTGATGATATTCTAGCTAATGTTGGGGAAATTAACAACAGAGGACTTGAAATTGCTTTAAGCACAAAAAATATTCTTAAAGAAGACTTTAGATGGACAACTGACTTTAACATTGCCTTCAATAAAAATGAAGTAGTTAGCTTAGTTAACGATGCTGATTTGTTTTTTGATGCAACACCAAGTTATTTTAGCCATGATAGAAGTTATATCTTAAGAGTTGGCGAAGAAGTAGGTCTTTTCTGGGGTTATGAATATGCTGGCGTATACCAAGGCGGTACAGCACCAGACGGCACACAAACTTTATCTGGTGGTGTAGCAGGTGATCCATTATTTGTTGATGTAGATGGAAGTGGTGACATTACAGAAGCAGATAGAACAACGATAGGTAACCCTAACCCTGATTTCACATGGGGTTTCACTAACAATTTTACATACAGAAACTTAGATTTAAGCATTTTCTTCCAAGGTTCTCAAGGTGGTGACATCTTTAACTTGACCAATGTTCAGTTAACAAATGGTGATGCAAATACTAAAAGAGCATATTACAATAGCGCTTGGACACCAACCAATACAGATACAAACACTCCGCGTGTTGGTAATAACAGTAACAGAGAAATTTCTTCTCGTTTTGTGGAAGACGGTAGTTATGTAAGACTTAAGAATATTTCTTTAGGTTATACAGTTCCTTCTGAAGTTTCAGAAAAGTTAGGTCTTGATAACCTAAGAGTATCTTTAAGTGGACAAAATCTATTGACCTTTACAGATTATTCTGGTTTAGATCCAGAAGTTAGTTACTACGGTTCTGGTGGTAACAATAATACTTCCGCTAACACTGCTCAAGGTTTTGACTTTGGTAACTACCCAACAGTAAAAACTGTTACAATGAGCCTTAATTTAAAGTTTTAA
- a CDS encoding SDR family NAD(P)-dependent oxidoreductase, with product MSTEGKVAVITGATGGIGFAVAKRLGQDGYTVILNGIDDEAGAERIKELTAEGITAEYLGFDVTNEEAVAKNIKAIGEKYGKIDTLVNNAGGLGGRSRFEEMTTEFYRGVMALNLDSAFFASRAAIPYLKKGEHPSIINYTSNAGWTAGGPGAGIYGTSKAGVHALTRALAKDLAEYGIRANAVSPGTIDTPFHAQIKATKPEVFASWANNIMLGRLGQPEDVAGVVSFLASKDAAFITAETVQIGGGQALGI from the coding sequence ATGAGTACAGAAGGAAAAGTAGCAGTAATTACAGGAGCAACTGGAGGAATCGGATTTGCAGTTGCTAAAAGATTAGGACAAGATGGTTACACCGTTATCTTAAATGGAATAGATGACGAAGCTGGTGCCGAAAGAATTAAAGAACTTACTGCAGAAGGTATTACTGCCGAGTACTTAGGATTTGATGTTACCAATGAAGAAGCGGTGGCAAAAAACATTAAAGCAATCGGTGAAAAATATGGTAAAATAGATACATTGGTAAACAACGCTGGTGGTCTAGGTGGTAGATCTCGTTTTGAAGAAATGACTACTGAATTCTATAGAGGTGTTATGGCCTTGAACTTAGATTCAGCTTTCTTTGCTTCTAGAGCTGCAATACCTTACCTTAAAAAAGGTGAGCACCCATCTATTATCAATTATACCTCTAATGCAGGTTGGACAGCTGGTGGACCAGGTGCTGGTATCTATGGTACGTCTAAAGCAGGAGTTCATGCTTTGACCAGAGCTTTGGCAAAAGATTTAGCTGAATATGGCATTAGAGCAAATGCGGTATCACCAGGTACTATTGACACTCCTTTCCATGCTCAAATTAAAGCTACGAAACCAGAAGTTTTTGCTTCTTGGGCAAATAACATTATGTTAGGTAGATTAGGTCAGCCAGAAGATGTAGCTGGTGTTGTTTCTTTCTTAGCTAGCAAAGATGCAGCTTTCATTACTGCCGAAACTGTACAGATCGGTGGTGGTCAAGCTTTAGGAATTTAA
- a CDS encoding sugar kinase, whose product MKKVVTFGEIMLRLAPQGFLRFSQANNFDVVYGGGESNVAVSLANYGVPVDFVTRLPKNDIGECAMMEMRKRGVGVDKIVYGGDRLGIYFLETGAVSRGSKVVYDRAHSAISEIESGMIDWDAVFEDVEWFHWTGITPAISQGAADVCLEAVKAASAKGITISTDLNYRAKLWTYCDDAHREKIMAGLTEYCDIILGNEEDAEKHFGIHPEGLDVHKDGADVKAEAFLSVCKQMMKKFPKAKKVITTLRGSISASHNTWAGVLWDGNKMYETRQYQITDIVDRVGGGDSFMGGLIYGLLKYPEDDQNALDFAVAASCLKHTIKGDANLVTVSEVEKLMGGDASGRVAR is encoded by the coding sequence ATGAAAAAAGTAGTAACATTCGGTGAAATCATGCTTCGTTTAGCACCACAAGGATTTTTAAGGTTTTCACAAGCCAATAATTTTGATGTAGTATATGGTGGAGGGGAATCTAACGTAGCTGTTTCATTAGCTAATTATGGTGTTCCTGTAGATTTCGTAACACGTTTACCAAAAAATGACATTGGTGAGTGTGCCATGATGGAAATGCGCAAAAGAGGCGTTGGTGTAGATAAAATAGTATACGGTGGTGATCGTTTAGGTATCTATTTCTTAGAAACCGGTGCGGTATCAAGAGGTAGTAAAGTAGTTTATGATAGAGCTCATTCCGCAATTTCAGAAATAGAATCTGGAATGATCGATTGGGATGCCGTATTCGAAGATGTAGAATGGTTCCACTGGACAGGTATTACACCTGCAATTTCCCAAGGTGCTGCAGATGTTTGCTTAGAAGCTGTTAAAGCTGCAAGTGCAAAAGGAATCACCATTTCTACGGATTTAAATTATAGAGCCAAACTTTGGACATATTGTGACGATGCTCACAGAGAAAAAATAATGGCCGGATTAACCGAATATTGCGATATTATATTAGGGAACGAAGAAGATGCCGAAAAGCACTTTGGTATTCACCCAGAAGGTTTAGATGTACATAAAGATGGTGCTGATGTTAAGGCTGAAGCTTTCTTATCTGTATGTAAGCAAATGATGAAGAAATTCCCTAAAGCTAAAAAAGTGATTACCACTTTAAGAGGTTCTATTTCTGCATCGCATAACACTTGGGCCGGTGTTCTTTGGGATGGAAATAAAATGTACGAAACCCGTCAATATCAAATTACCGACATCGTTGACCGTGTTGGTGGTGGAGATTCTTTCATGGGTGGTTTGATCTACGGATTATTAAAATACCCAGAAGATGACCAAAATGCACTTGATTTTGCAGTTGCGGCATCTTGTTTAAAACATACGATCAAAGGTGATGCCAACCTAGTTACAGTTTCTGAAGTTGAGAAACTAATGGGTGGTGATGCTTCTGGTAGAGTTGCTAGATAA
- a CDS encoding FadR/GntR family transcriptional regulator, with amino-acid sequence MKLEILTRNEHKELHNTIIAKIRDLILNKNLEPGDKLPSERMLSEKFEVSRNNIREAIQKLEFYGILKSKPQSGTFVADIGPVAMKGMMKDILALEDPDFKSLVETRILLELKTVRLAAKRRTEEDLAKMEAALESYKEKVLNNEEAVQEDLLFHLAIAQACGNSTINRMMLIITPEIINNFEKYHVCDKDQGPKRIKEHQNIFDAIKEQDTQLAKQMMKDHFNELYKYCYNI; translated from the coding sequence ATGAAGTTGGAAATCTTAACAAGAAATGAACATAAGGAACTTCACAATACCATTATTGCTAAAATAAGGGATCTCATATTGAACAAGAACCTTGAGCCAGGTGACAAATTGCCTTCTGAGCGCATGCTATCAGAGAAATTTGAAGTAAGTAGAAATAATATTAGAGAAGCTATTCAAAAACTTGAGTTCTATGGCATATTAAAATCTAAACCACAAAGTGGAACCTTTGTTGCAGATATAGGACCAGTTGCCATGAAAGGGATGATGAAAGATATCCTTGCTCTAGAGGATCCAGATTTTAAATCATTGGTAGAAACTAGAATATTACTAGAACTTAAAACAGTAAGACTAGCAGCAAAAAGAAGAACCGAAGAAGATTTGGCTAAAATGGAAGCGGCTTTAGAATCTTATAAAGAGAAAGTCTTGAATAATGAAGAGGCCGTGCAAGAAGATTTACTTTTTCATTTAGCTATTGCCCAAGCTTGTGGAAATAGTACTATAAATAGAATGATGTTGATTATTACGCCAGAGATCATCAACAACTTTGAGAAATATCATGTTTGTGATAAAGACCAAGGTCCAAAACGAATTAAAGAGCATCAAAACATTTTTGACGCTATTAAAGAACAAGATACTCAATTAGCGAAACAAATGATGAAAGATCATTTTAATGAGCTATACAAGTATTGTTACAATATTTAA
- a CDS encoding MFS transporter, whose translation MKVKGLRWWIIVLIFIATVINYIDRTAFALLWPEMGKDLGMDKADYAFMFNIFLAAYAIGKFASGKLYDEIGTRLGFTVSIIVWSVASVLHAFAGGIVSLSIFRGALGLGEAGNWPGAVKSNGEWFPVKERAIAQGIFNAGASIGNVIAPFIIVFLYAQFGWKTTYIILGAIGLLWVIPWLFLNKSTPEKHPWVTDKERKLILSDRIEEEDTGSKRKSLSVSAILSYKESWGILLCRFFIEPIWWFFAAWMPIYLNNKFGLSIEEIANTMWISYLMAAIGSIAGGMVCGNLMKKYSVDISRKATIVLGAILILIGFVGIIMFVKQDNFMTFIYLAGLALFGFQFAIGNIQTLSSDLFSGPSVGTLAGMAGTVAAVSPMIMNWFVGKITANSYTPAFIAICIAVVLGVLSVLFLIRKIEPVKKYVSKNLK comes from the coding sequence ATGAAAGTTAAGGGTTTAAGATGGTGGATAATTGTGCTCATTTTTATTGCAACGGTTATTAACTATATAGATAGAACTGCATTTGCACTACTTTGGCCAGAGATGGGTAAAGACTTAGGTATGGACAAAGCAGATTATGCTTTCATGTTCAATATCTTTCTTGCCGCTTATGCAATTGGAAAATTTGCATCGGGCAAATTATATGATGAAATAGGCACCAGACTTGGCTTTACCGTTTCTATTATTGTTTGGTCTGTAGCGTCAGTACTTCATGCCTTTGCAGGTGGTATAGTTTCGCTTTCAATATTTAGAGGGGCATTAGGCTTGGGAGAAGCCGGTAACTGGCCAGGTGCTGTAAAAAGTAATGGTGAATGGTTTCCAGTAAAAGAAAGAGCAATAGCTCAAGGTATATTTAATGCCGGTGCTTCCATTGGAAATGTCATAGCGCCCTTCATTATAGTATTTCTTTACGCCCAATTTGGCTGGAAAACTACCTATATAATATTAGGTGCAATTGGTCTTTTATGGGTGATTCCTTGGTTATTCTTAAACAAATCCACACCTGAAAAACACCCTTGGGTAACCGATAAGGAAAGGAAATTAATTTTATCGGATAGAATTGAAGAGGAAGACACAGGGTCTAAAAGAAAGAGTTTGAGCGTAAGTGCCATACTAAGCTATAAAGAGTCTTGGGGTATTTTATTATGTAGATTTTTTATAGAGCCAATATGGTGGTTCTTTGCTGCTTGGATGCCAATTTATTTAAATAATAAATTTGGATTAAGTATTGAAGAAATCGCCAATACTATGTGGATATCATACTTAATGGCGGCAATTGGAAGTATTGCTGGTGGTATGGTATGTGGTAATTTAATGAAAAAATATTCAGTGGATATTTCCAGAAAAGCTACCATAGTTCTAGGTGCAATTTTAATCCTTATAGGATTTGTAGGTATCATAATGTTCGTAAAACAAGACAACTTTATGACTTTTATATACCTGGCAGGTCTAGCTCTTTTCGGTTTCCAATTTGCAATAGGAAATATACAAACCTTATCAAGTGATTTATTCAGTGGACCATCTGTTGGTACATTGGCAGGTATGGCAGGCACAGTTGCTGCAGTATCCCCGATGATAATGAATTGGTTTGTTGGTAAAATTACCGCAAATTCTTATACTCCGGCATTTATTGCAATTTGTATAGCAGTTGTTTTGGGAGTCCTATCCGTTCTATTTTTAATAAGAAAAATAGAACCCGTTAAAAAATATGTAAGTAAAAATTTAAAGTAA
- a CDS encoding type I phosphomannose isomerase catalytic subunit, with translation MNTDFQQYAYIPLKQFSNRVWRTYEGGALIDKWKKDSPEVDGSMPEEWIMSTVTARGKGRPDNEGLSMVQTPSGTYSLKELVASNKELYLGKALADKFGTTGVLIKMLDSKERLTIQVHPDKDYAKTMLDSAFGKTESWYVLNKREINGEKSVIYMGFKEGVTREQWEILFKNQDIEGMLDCLHKIEVNPGDAYMIYGGVPHAIGSGCFLMEVQEPTDYTMRVEKVTPAGLTISDELIHQGVGEQNMLDCFHYDGCSYEEALKRWKVSPKTIDSSDKHTLNTIFNESHTDCFGLSELDLTVNSEHSLKANGSFFVAVIYYGEGTIISGGKEYSFAQGDEIFFSAAIEEVVFKSKIASKILLCYPPK, from the coding sequence ATGAATACTGATTTTCAGCAATATGCTTATATACCGCTAAAACAATTTTCAAACAGGGTTTGGAGAACATATGAAGGTGGCGCCTTAATCGATAAATGGAAAAAAGATTCTCCAGAGGTTGATGGGAGCATGCCAGAGGAGTGGATAATGTCAACTGTGACGGCTAGGGGCAAGGGTAGACCTGATAATGAAGGTCTGTCTATGGTCCAAACACCTTCTGGAACTTATTCTTTAAAGGAATTGGTAGCGTCTAACAAAGAACTTTATTTAGGTAAGGCTTTGGCAGATAAATTTGGCACTACCGGTGTGCTGATAAAAATGTTGGACTCAAAAGAGCGATTAACCATACAGGTACACCCGGATAAAGACTATGCTAAAACCATGTTAGATTCCGCTTTTGGAAAAACAGAATCTTGGTATGTATTGAACAAACGTGAAATAAATGGCGAAAAGAGTGTCATTTACATGGGGTTTAAAGAAGGAGTGACCCGAGAACAGTGGGAAATCTTATTTAAAAATCAAGATATTGAAGGTATGCTAGACTGCCTTCATAAAATAGAGGTGAACCCTGGTGATGCTTATATGATTTATGGCGGAGTGCCACATGCCATTGGTAGTGGGTGTTTTTTAATGGAAGTACAAGAGCCTACGGATTATACTATGAGAGTAGAAAAAGTGACTCCCGCGGGATTAACAATTTCCGATGAGTTAATACACCAAGGTGTTGGTGAGCAAAATATGCTAGACTGTTTTCATTATGATGGTTGCTCTTATGAAGAGGCGTTGAAAAGGTGGAAAGTATCTCCAAAGACAATAGACTCATCTGATAAACATACCCTGAATACAATATTTAATGAAAGCCATACAGATTGCTTTGGTTTAAGTGAATTGGATTTAACTGTAAATAGTGAACATTCCTTAAAAGCTAATGGTAGTTTTTTTGTTGCTGTTATTTATTACGGTGAGGGTACGATCATTAGTGGAGGTAAGGAGTATAGTTTTGCTCAAGGCGATGAAATATTTTTTTCGGCAGCAATAGAGGAGGTCGTTTTTAAATCAAAAATAGCATCAAAAATATTACTTTGCTATCCGCCTAAATAG